The stretch of DNA GATCCCGGTGGCGCTCCAATTAGCGGCAATCCGGTCAGACGCATTTCTAATGCTAATGGACTACAGTGCGATTTTCGGGGGGGCCAGTGGCGTCTGTCGTAAACTAGGTTAAACGGATTAAATAGGTGAGCACGTTATGAGTGCTCCAGTATTCAATCCGCGGCGGGCAACGCCGCGCCAGCTCGCCGATCACCTAAGCACTTCCGTTCCCACGGTCCTCTCTTGGCACCATGCCGGCATCATTCCTGCCGTTGTGTCTGAAGGTAGGGTTTATCGCTTCGATCTTGAGGCGGTGGATCAAGCCTTGGCCCACAGGGCGCAGATGAAGAAAGGCGGTGCCGCATGAGCGGGCCGCCCGGGAAACGAAGCGGCCCGCCCGCGTTGCCGCAGACAGGCCGCCCTCAGTCGTCGTTGACCGGAAGCTGCCCCACAAAAGCGGAACCCGCAACGGGTGCGAGTGGCCCCCAACGGGCGCGTATCCCGCTCACGGTGGAGGTGCCCGGATGATCGTGGATCCTGATTTCCCCGACCACTGGAAAACCCGGATGGTGGTGGATGCTTTGGGCGGTGACGAGGCGGCTCCCGTCTATCTGATTCGCTTGTGGGGACACTGCCAGAACCGGAAGACGGCCAGTTTCGACAACCTGCCGGCTGAGGCTCTGAAAGCGGTGTGCCGTTACCCAGGCAGCGCATCAGATATCGAGCGAGCGCTCACTGTCGCCGGCTTTATCGGGCGAGAGGGAGCCGTGCTCATGGTCGTCGGATGGGCCGAATACAATGCCTCGCTGATCGCCAATTGGACCAATGGAAAGAAGGGCGGACGGCCGCCAAAGAACCATCGTAATATGACCGGAGATAACCCATCGGAAACCCATGGGTTTCCCATCGATAACCCGTCATCAACCCATCGGGAACCGATAAGAGAAGAGAAGATAGGAGAAGAGAAGAAACCCCCTGTAGTCCCCCGAGGGGACGGGGCGGTGGCCAGTCGTGAAGCCGAGACGAGAGATCGATGCCTGCCAGACCGCTGGAGAAACATCCCCAAGGGCGAGCGCAACCGGGTGAAGTGCCTGCGAAACACTCCACTCATGCAACGCATTGGCGGGTGGTTCAACCGACGCCCTGACACGATCTGGACGCTTTCGGAGGGTATCGCGCTTTTCGAGATCAAGCCACCTGAGGAAGACGTCGAACTACTGGAATCGTGGTATCTGGCCTCCGATGTCGGGGACCGCGACATCCGCCGCCGTGACCTTCTCACGCTCCTGAACAATTGGACCATCGACCTGGACCGCGCCCGTCTCTGGCGCTCAGAAATCCCATGAACGCAGACCACGAAATCCGACAATTGCCCCATGCCCTCGGTCCGGAGAAGTCCGTGCTGTCGAGCCTCTT from Luteolibacter flavescens encodes:
- a CDS encoding excisionase family DNA-binding protein, with protein sequence MSAPVFNPRRATPRQLADHLSTSVPTVLSWHHAGIIPAVVSEGRVYRFDLEAVDQALAHRAQMKKGGAA